One Tolypothrix bouteillei VB521301 DNA window includes the following coding sequences:
- a CDS encoding ATP-binding protein has protein sequence MLRKQSTPQQAKLNKRKLLASLRARLLVLVLLSLIPALGLILYTASEQRRTATAEVRENALRLTRLAANNQKQISEGTRQLLITLSHVPTVRNAQSPECDRLLANLLKQYPAYANLNVLDAKGNSLCSPLAYKPSVSANDRKYFERALQTRKFAVGDYQIDRVTKKATVNFAYPVINKAGQLQVVIVAALDLAQLNQLAARVKLPENSVLSVVDPQGTLLVRYPEPEKWVGKRLPKDSYNWMRSAREGYYKVNSLDGIPRIFAFVPLGDDPQNPDAYVRIGIPLSVAFAKADWLLTRNLLGFGAVSILALVAAWVGGNVFLLEQVKSLVETTQQLKEGKLNARSRLVDEVGELGQLACAFNSMAESLEMRVNELQTLFDVLPIAIAIAEDPQCKYIRVNPAGAKLLKLAPDTNASITPSQGQLPPPYKIFRAGRELNPQEIPLQYAVHKGVKVQDVEIELVYQDGTAITLLCFATPLFDGENQPRGGICAFLDINERKQTEKEREQLLEREQRARAEAEAANRIKDEFLAVLSHELRTPLNPILGWSKLLRSREFDKTATDRALETIERNAKLQSQLIEDLLDVSRIIRGKLSLSSCPVDLFMTIQAAMETVRLSAQAKSIALKFSIDTSDGGVAESWDDNTENSLESEFQVTYTQYPISNSKYLLLGDSNRLQQVMWNLLSNAIKFTPNGGRVEIELSKEVNRELGIGNRETTDRILKYARVSVKDTGIGIDSVFLPYVFECFRQENSSTTRKFGGLGLGLAIVRHLVELHGGTVQAESQGIGLGATFTVRLPLTPDPLDVPQHEIQSNLGLNLQGIRILLVDDEPDARDFLTVSLEHYGAIVTAVPSAKEALAAIAQFQPDILLSDIGMPEVNGYMLMRQVRTLPPERGGQIPAIAITAYAGEFDRKQALQAGFQAHISKPIDLVNLVEEIASLALKPQLKMFNSP, from the coding sequence ATGCTCAGAAAGCAATCAACGCCTCAGCAAGCCAAATTGAATAAGCGTAAGCTTCTAGCCAGTCTTCGCGCTCGTTTGCTTGTGCTTGTTTTGCTGTCCCTCATTCCAGCTTTAGGGCTCATTCTTTATACAGCCTCAGAACAACGACGTACAGCAACAGCAGAAGTCAGAGAAAACGCATTGCGGTTAACGCGATTAGCCGCTAACAATCAAAAGCAGATAAGTGAAGGAACTCGTCAACTTTTGATAACATTGTCTCATGTACCAACTGTACGTAATGCTCAATCTCCAGAGTGCGATCGCTTGCTAGCGAACCTCCTCAAACAGTATCCTGCCTATGCAAACCTTAATGTATTAGACGCAAAAGGAAATAGTCTCTGTAGTCCTCTTGCCTACAAACCATCTGTCAGTGCTAATGACCGTAAATATTTCGAGCGTGCTCTACAAACTCGCAAATTTGCTGTTGGCGATTACCAAATCGATCGAGTTACCAAAAAAGCGACTGTAAACTTCGCTTACCCTGTCATCAATAAAGCAGGTCAGCTTCAAGTGGTTATTGTTGCTGCACTAGACTTAGCGCAGTTAAATCAGCTAGCAGCTCGGGTTAAGTTACCGGAAAATTCCGTACTGAGCGTTGTCGATCCTCAAGGTACGCTTTTAGTCCGTTACCCCGAACCTGAAAAGTGGGTAGGCAAGCGACTACCAAAAGACTCTTACAATTGGATGCGTTCTGCTCGAGAAGGTTATTACAAGGTCAATAGCTTGGATGGAATTCCACGTATATTTGCCTTTGTACCGTTGGGGGACGATCCACAAAACCCTGATGCTTACGTCAGAATTGGTATTCCCCTATCCGTAGCCTTTGCAAAAGCTGATTGGCTTTTAACTCGCAATCTTCTTGGCTTTGGTGCTGTTTCTATCTTGGCATTGGTTGCAGCTTGGGTAGGTGGAAATGTTTTTCTTCTAGAGCAGGTAAAATCTCTTGTGGAAACAACTCAGCAACTTAAGGAAGGGAAGTTGAATGCTCGAAGCCGATTAGTTGATGAAGTTGGTGAACTCGGTCAACTAGCTTGCGCCTTCAATAGTATGGCAGAATCTTTAGAGATGAGGGTTAACGAGTTACAGACATTATTTGACGTTCTTCCCATCGCGATCGCTATTGCGGAAGACCCACAATGCAAATACATCCGGGTTAACCCAGCAGGAGCAAAGTTGCTTAAGCTTGCTCCTGACACCAATGCTTCTATCACTCCTTCCCAAGGACAATTACCGCCACCATACAAAATTTTTCGAGCAGGGCGAGAATTAAACCCTCAGGAAATTCCCCTGCAATACGCTGTTCACAAGGGAGTCAAAGTTCAAGATGTAGAAATCGAACTCGTTTATCAAGATGGGACAGCTATAACTCTACTTTGTTTTGCCACGCCACTTTTCGACGGAGAGAATCAACCTAGGGGGGGAATTTGCGCGTTTTTGGACATAAACGAGCGCAAACAGACTGAAAAAGAACGCGAGCAACTGCTAGAGAGGGAACAGAGAGCACGTGCTGAAGCAGAAGCAGCAAATCGAATCAAAGATGAATTTTTAGCAGTTCTTTCTCACGAACTCCGCACACCATTAAATCCCATTCTCGGTTGGTCAAAGTTGCTGCGGTCTCGCGAGTTTGATAAGACAGCAACTGACCGTGCTTTAGAAACCATTGAGCGGAATGCTAAGTTACAATCACAGCTGATTGAAGACTTGTTAGATGTCTCTCGAATTATCCGGGGAAAACTCAGTTTGAGTAGTTGTCCTGTTGACTTATTTATGACAATTCAAGCTGCAATGGAAACAGTGCGCTTGTCCGCGCAAGCTAAATCCATCGCTTTGAAGTTTTCAATTGATACAAGTGATGGGGGAGTGGCTGAAAGTTGGGATGACAATACCGAGAATTCACTGGAATCTGAATTCCAGGTTACTTATACTCAATACCCAATCTCAAATTCCAAATACCTCCTTTTAGGTGACTCAAACCGCTTGCAGCAAGTCATGTGGAATTTGCTTTCTAATGCTATTAAATTTACTCCTAATGGTGGACGTGTTGAAATAGAACTCTCAAAAGAGGTAAATCGAGAGTTGGGAATAGGGAATAGGGAAACAACAGATCGAATCTTAAAGTATGCCCGAGTGAGTGTAAAGGACACTGGAATAGGTATTGATTCTGTTTTTTTGCCCTACGTGTTTGAGTGTTTCCGTCAAGAAAACAGTTCTACAACTAGAAAATTTGGTGGATTAGGGTTGGGGCTAGCAATTGTCCGTCATTTAGTCGAACTGCATGGTGGAACAGTGCAAGCAGAAAGCCAGGGTATTGGATTGGGAGCAACTTTCACAGTCAGATTACCCCTTACACCAGATCCATTGGACGTTCCTCAACACGAGATACAATCCAATCTCGGTTTAAACTTACAAGGAATTAGAATTTTACTTGTAGACGACGAGCCAGATGCACGAGATTTTTTAACTGTCTCACTAGAACATTATGGAGCAATTGTAACAGCAGTCCCATCTGCAAAGGAAGCACTAGCTGCGATCGCTCAGTTTCAACCAGACATTTTGCTTTCCGATATTGGTATGCCAGAAGTCAATGGATATATGTTAATGCGGCAAGTGAGAACTTTGCCACCAGAACGGGGCGGACAGATACCAGCAATTGCTATCACTGCTTATGCAGGAGAGTTTGACCGAAAACAGGCATTGCAAGCAGGTTTTCAAGCACACATTTCCAAGCCCATCGATCTCGTGAATTTAGTTGAGGAGATCGCAAGTCTGGCACTCAAGCCGCAGCTAAAAATGTTTAATTCCCCGTAA
- a CDS encoding DUF4347 domain-containing protein, translating into MTQQSYHIQELNLVFIDPTVLNSQSLIASVKPDHQVVILDFTKDGVTQIGEFLETNSFLQQGGLIKSIHLVSHGIKGGLQLGSTLLNSKTLKSYEKDLQHWKKALSDGTDLVVYGCDVAFGDEGKTFIQQLSQLTGTDVTASDDLTGNSTLGGDWNLEVATGLIEASLAFSSQAMEAYGEVLSQFVVTNTNDSGVGSLRQAILNSNSTPGTQDILFSLPTASVVNLASALPNLTDSVNIINFTGAKNLTIRRNSGGNYSIFTIKNGQTVNIEGLTLTNGSSEFGGGIYNEGTLAIANSIISGNQATQTGGGIYNKGTLTVTNSTINGNTAQIVGGGIGAATGFSIANSTISGNTAKFGGGAIGDVIATGTVNISNTTIYNNFSNAGGGGIDLITLTVNIKNSILAGNKNDDGEQNFASPGDGKIISFGHNIESGTDAGFTSTGDLQNTNPLLAPLADNGGFTPTHALLPGSPAINKGDNTNALTLDQRGNPRIIDGTVDIGAFEVNPYPPKVSFGAAQYNKVEGNSDTTVTIPVTLDSLPSTTVTVPITISLTSTATSGSDYFFAPTTLSFNPGVTGTGLTQQLSITIKADNLPENDETIVFNFGTIQGAVAGTINTTTLTIAANDASPDTLIGTNGSDEIFGLSSNDIVIGKLGSDTIDAGEGEDTVFGDEITPIVDILGENNDTIRGGNGADRIFGGEGDDKLYGDAGNDMIWGNDGSDFLWGGEGNDYLTGGQGNDVFVVSSNGGIDTINDFQEYDTIGLIGGLTYSQLSITQILNNTFIFESSSQKILAILTGVQASTLTSSRFQNLTVDV; encoded by the coding sequence ATGACACAACAGAGCTATCACATTCAAGAATTAAATCTTGTGTTTATAGATCCGACCGTTCTTAACAGTCAAAGCTTAATTGCTAGTGTTAAACCAGATCATCAAGTCGTTATTCTAGACTTCACCAAAGATGGGGTTACACAGATCGGTGAGTTCTTGGAAACAAATTCCTTTCTTCAGCAAGGCGGTCTCATTAAATCAATTCATTTAGTTTCTCACGGTATAAAAGGTGGGTTGCAACTGGGTTCCACGCTACTCAACAGCAAGACTCTAAAATCTTATGAAAAAGATTTGCAGCATTGGAAAAAGGCTTTAAGCGATGGTACCGATCTTGTAGTTTATGGTTGCGATGTGGCTTTTGGGGATGAGGGAAAAACTTTTATACAACAACTCAGCCAGTTAACAGGTACCGATGTTACCGCATCAGATGATTTAACGGGAAACTCCACTTTGGGAGGTGATTGGAATTTAGAAGTTGCGACTGGGTTGATTGAAGCATCACTAGCCTTTTCATCTCAAGCCATGGAAGCGTATGGTGAAGTGCTCAGTCAGTTTGTTGTCACTAACACGAATGACAGTGGTGTCGGTTCTTTACGACAAGCTATTCTCAATTCCAACAGCACTCCTGGAACTCAGGATATTTTGTTTAGTTTACCTACAGCTTCGGTTGTTAACTTAGCTTCAGCGCTCCCCAACTTGACTGATAGCGTCAATATTATTAACTTTACAGGAGCGAAAAATTTAACAATTCGCCGCAACTCAGGTGGAAATTACAGTATCTTCACCATTAAGAACGGTCAAACAGTCAATATTGAAGGGTTGACTCTTACTAATGGAAGTAGCGAATTTGGTGGTGGTATCTATAACGAAGGCACATTAGCGATCGCAAATAGCATCATCAGTGGCAATCAAGCAACTCAAACAGGGGGCGGTATCTACAACAAAGGTACATTAACTGTAACTAACAGCACTATTAACGGGAATACTGCCCAAATTGTGGGTGGAGGTATTGGTGCAGCTACTGGCTTTAGCATTGCTAACAGTACTATCAGTGGTAATACCGCTAAGTTTGGTGGAGGTGCGATCGGGGATGTTATAGCCACTGGTACTGTCAACATCTCCAACACCACTATTTACAACAACTTTTCAAATGCTGGTGGGGGTGGTATCGATCTCATCACTTTGACCGTAAATATCAAGAATTCCATCTTAGCGGGAAATAAAAATGATGACGGCGAACAGAATTTCGCTTCACCAGGAGATGGCAAGATTATATCCTTTGGACATAACATAGAAAGCGGTACAGACGCAGGTTTTACATCCACGGGTGATTTACAAAATACAAATCCTCTGCTTGCACCTCTAGCGGATAATGGTGGTTTTACCCCAACTCATGCTCTACTTCCAGGGAGTCCGGCTATTAATAAAGGTGATAATACAAATGCACTAACACTAGATCAACGAGGGAATCCGCGAATTATTGACGGTACAGTTGACATTGGTGCATTTGAAGTTAACCCCTATCCTCCTAAAGTGAGTTTTGGTGCAGCTCAATATAACAAAGTAGAAGGTAATAGCGATACTACAGTGACCATTCCCGTTACCCTAGATAGCCTTCCATCCACAACTGTAACTGTTCCTATAACCATTAGTTTAACGAGCACCGCCACATCAGGGAGCGATTATTTCTTTGCTCCCACAACCCTCAGTTTCAATCCTGGAGTCACAGGTACGGGATTAACACAACAACTAAGTATTACCATCAAAGCTGATAACTTACCAGAGAATGATGAAACAATAGTGTTTAACTTTGGCACTATTCAAGGAGCAGTTGCTGGCACAATCAACACAACGACTCTCACAATTGCGGCTAATGATGCAAGTCCAGATACCTTAATAGGAACTAATGGCAGCGATGAGATATTTGGATTGTCGAGTAATGATATAGTTATCGGCAAATTGGGTTCTGACACAATTGATGCTGGTGAAGGTGAAGATACTGTATTTGGTGACGAAATCACACCTATAGTAGATATTCTCGGTGAGAACAACGATACTATTAGAGGTGGAAATGGTGCCGATCGCATTTTTGGTGGTGAAGGAGACGACAAGCTATACGGCGATGCTGGCAATGATATGATTTGGGGTAATGATGGAAGTGACTTTTTATGGGGAGGAGAAGGTAACGATTACCTGACAGGAGGACAAGGCAATGATGTCTTTGTTGTGTCTTCTAACGGGGGTATTGATACCATTAATGATTTTCAAGAGTATGACACCATTGGTTTGATAGGCGGTTTAACATACTCTCAGCTATCTATAACTCAAATCCTGAACAATACGTTTATTTTTGAAAGTAGCAGTCAGAAAATACTGGCCATTTTAACTGGAGTTCAAGCCTCAACCCTAACATCAAGTCGCTTTCAGAACCTAACAGTCGATGTTTAA
- a CDS encoding GAF domain-containing protein translates to MQTNRRYLHPNHLINWFQRTSLRTKAIAFAFAIGTLPVFVVGMLTYQMVNQSTTREVSDNKQDKARLLADSVNTFMLGRYEDLQIISKLIPLSNGQFNEGINRNQIEIKLNDYLDIEKSYESIAILDINGNAIAASKGQFIPNQKNEEYFQTTFKTRSPYISQSLDLKNPGAAKIYLALPIKNNTGEILYVIRAIIPLKSLEAVVFKSQISQDDYNLIDSSGTIFLCSEGIDLGKNAGDRIPNWEQVSSREQVTTALVFNKEKNVKELISYVPWQKVERLPDLKWKLVLSANTEIALAAQRDLLLVLQIGTLVTALIVGGISAIFANRLIYPILTATTAVKKLGQGNLETRILVEGEDELAILGSNINQMAEQLQHLLQEQTAEAERLKTLTNTLLSIRQALDSEELFNLTVKEARIALKADRVVIYQFNAECSGKVIAESVDFGFPIALQETIEDGCIDREIIEAYRKGRVLATHNVWEAGFSPEHLKLLNRLQVKANLVTPIIKDNQLFGFLIAHHCKEPHVWQAYEVNFLRQLAIQVGLTLERVSLLEVTQTLKDLAIHLSKTHNSQETYNFAVQNIRKALKVDRTIIYKINENFQGSVIAESIAGTWSCSFGAEIHDPCLKDYVEKYRQGRVVAISNIYQADLSKCYIQQLEAFEVKANLVAPILLGDKLLGLLIAHQCSQPRLWQQSEVDLFEQFARIVGLALERTNLLEQAEKGRLAAEQVSIEQRQQKEKLQLQLLKLIDDVEAASGGDLTVRADVTSGEIGTVADFFNSILENLREIVIQVKVAATEVNAAIADNSGAMNQLATQSLKQTQEIGHTLDAIDQMRFSITAVSKSAKQAAEVARTAYHAAETSGTAMDLTVENIMSLRETVGETAKKVKRLGESSQQISRVVGLINQIAMQTNLLAINTGIEANRAGEDAQGFAVIAEEVAVLAAQSSAATSEIEEIVANIQRETNQVVRAMELGTTQVVEGTRLVQNTKQSLNHILDVCRQIDRLVSSISTATVSQVQTSNEVSDLMQEIAKVSEMTSNSSRQVSSSLQKTVEISQQLQASVRTFKIS, encoded by the coding sequence ATGCAGACCAACAGGAGGTATTTGCACCCAAACCATTTGATAAATTGGTTTCAGCGTACAAGTTTGCGAACAAAAGCAATTGCTTTTGCTTTTGCGATCGGTACTTTGCCAGTGTTCGTTGTGGGAATGCTGACCTACCAAATGGTCAACCAATCAACAACAAGAGAGGTATCCGATAACAAGCAAGATAAAGCTAGGTTGCTAGCAGATAGCGTCAATACATTTATGCTGGGACGTTATGAAGATCTTCAAATTATCTCCAAGCTCATACCTCTGTCAAATGGTCAATTTAACGAAGGAATTAACCGCAACCAGATAGAAATTAAGCTAAATGACTATTTAGACATTGAAAAAAGTTATGAAAGTATTGCTATATTGGATATTAATGGAAATGCGATTGCAGCCTCAAAAGGGCAATTCATTCCCAACCAAAAAAATGAAGAATATTTTCAAACTACCTTCAAAACGCGATCGCCTTATATTAGCCAGTCTTTAGACCTAAAAAATCCAGGAGCAGCAAAAATTTATCTAGCGTTACCTATCAAAAATAATACAGGTGAAATTCTTTATGTTATCCGAGCCATTATACCTCTAAAATCTTTAGAAGCTGTTGTATTTAAATCCCAAATCAGTCAAGATGATTATAATTTAATAGATAGTTCTGGTACAATTTTCTTGTGCAGTGAGGGAATTGATTTAGGAAAAAATGCAGGAGACAGAATTCCTAACTGGGAGCAAGTTTCTTCTAGGGAACAAGTAACAACAGCACTAGTCTTTAACAAAGAAAAGAATGTTAAAGAACTTATAAGTTATGTTCCTTGGCAAAAAGTAGAAAGGTTGCCAGATTTGAAATGGAAACTAGTTTTAAGTGCAAATACAGAAATAGCGCTAGCTGCACAAAGAGATTTATTACTAGTCTTACAGATTGGAACCTTAGTAACAGCATTAATTGTGGGTGGAATTTCAGCAATTTTTGCTAACCGTCTCATATACCCTATTCTAACAGCAACTACAGCTGTCAAGAAATTAGGACAGGGCAACCTTGAGACAAGAATTCTTGTAGAAGGTGAAGATGAACTTGCCATCTTGGGTTCTAACATTAATCAAATGGCAGAGCAATTGCAACACCTACTACAAGAACAAACTGCAGAAGCCGAACGGTTGAAAACACTGACAAATACTTTGCTTTCAATTCGTCAGGCATTAGATTCTGAGGAATTATTCAACTTAACAGTTAAAGAGGCAAGGATTGCTCTCAAAGCAGACAGAGTTGTGATTTATCAATTTAATGCTGAATGCAGTGGAAAAGTTATAGCTGAATCAGTTGATTTCGGTTTTCCTATTGCTTTGCAAGAGACAATTGAAGATGGCTGTATCGATAGAGAAATTATAGAAGCTTACAGAAAAGGTCGCGTATTGGCTACTCATAATGTTTGGGAAGCTGGCTTCTCTCCAGAACATCTCAAGTTATTAAATAGATTGCAGGTTAAAGCGAATCTAGTCACGCCAATTATCAAAGATAATCAACTTTTTGGATTTTTAATTGCCCATCACTGTAAAGAACCTCACGTGTGGCAAGCCTATGAAGTAAATTTTTTAAGGCAGTTGGCAATTCAAGTTGGATTGACTTTAGAACGAGTGAGTTTGTTAGAGGTGACACAAACATTAAAAGACCTTGCCATTCACCTCTCTAAAACTCATAACTCACAAGAAACATATAATTTTGCCGTTCAAAATATCCGAAAAGCTTTAAAAGTAGATCGAACTATTATCTACAAAATAAATGAAAATTTTCAAGGAAGCGTTATTGCAGAATCAATAGCTGGTACTTGGTCTTGCTCTTTTGGGGCAGAAATTCACGACCCTTGTTTGAAAGATTATGTCGAAAAGTACCGACAAGGTCGTGTTGTGGCAATTAGTAATATTTATCAAGCAGATCTCTCTAAATGTTACATTCAGCAACTTGAAGCATTTGAGGTGAAAGCCAATTTAGTAGCCCCAATTTTACTGGGTGACAAATTGTTGGGTTTGCTAATTGCCCATCAATGTTCTCAACCGCGTTTGTGGCAGCAATCTGAAGTAGATTTGTTTGAGCAATTTGCAAGAATCGTGGGTTTAGCCTTAGAGAGAACCAATCTTTTAGAGCAAGCAGAAAAAGGCCGTTTGGCAGCAGAACAAGTTTCTATAGAACAACGCCAACAAAAAGAAAAGCTGCAACTACAATTGCTAAAACTTATAGACGATGTAGAAGCTGCGTCTGGAGGCGATTTGACTGTACGTGCTGACGTTACCTCTGGAGAAATTGGTACTGTCGCTGACTTTTTTAACTCTATATTGGAGAACTTGCGAGAAATTGTCATTCAAGTGAAAGTGGCTGCTACTGAAGTGAATGCTGCGATCGCAGACAACTCCGGAGCTATGAATCAATTAGCAACGCAATCCCTCAAACAAACCCAAGAAATTGGTCATACCCTAGATGCTATTGACCAAATGAGGTTCTCTATTACAGCCGTATCAAAAAGCGCCAAACAAGCTGCAGAAGTTGCTCGAACCGCCTATCATGCTGCTGAAACTAGCGGTACAGCAATGGATTTGACAGTAGAAAATATTATGTCCTTGCGAGAAACTGTAGGAGAAACTGCCAAAAAAGTTAAAAGACTGGGTGAGTCTTCACAACAAATCTCTCGCGTAGTGGGATTAATCAACCAAATAGCTATGCAAACCAACTTGCTAGCTATTAACACTGGTATTGAAGCAAACCGTGCAGGGGAAGATGCTCAGGGTTTTGCTGTCATTGCTGAAGAAGTTGCTGTATTAGCGGCGCAAAGTAGTGCTGCGACTTCCGAAATAGAAGAAATCGTAGCTAATATCCAGCGTGAAACCAATCAAGTTGTCAGAGCTATGGAGTTAGGAACAACACAGGTTGTTGAAGGGACTCGTCTGGTTCAAAACACCAAACAAAGTTTGAACCATATTTTAGATGTCTGTCGCCAAATCGATCGATTGGTATCTTCCATATCTACGGCTACAGTTTCTCAGGTACAAACTTCTAACGAGGTCTCGGATTTGATGCAAGAGATTGCTAAAGTCTCCGAAATGACTAGCAATTCCTCTCGTCAAGTTTCTTCATCTTTACAAAAGACAGTAGAAATTTCCCAGCAGTTACAAGCTAGCGTTCGTACTTTTAAGATAAGTTAG
- a CDS encoding response regulator, whose amino-acid sequence MSAKQILIIDDEKNLCTVIAASLEKIGGWQVLTALSGVEGLRKAETQQPDAILLDVMMPDIDGLALFEKLQSLRATQTIPIILLTAKAQKVDIERFTKLGVAGVIAKPFDPLKLSSEIGNILKWI is encoded by the coding sequence ATGTCAGCGAAACAGATTTTAATTATTGATGACGAAAAAAACCTGTGTACTGTAATTGCAGCTAGCTTGGAAAAGATAGGAGGCTGGCAAGTTCTGACAGCTCTATCTGGTGTGGAGGGATTGAGAAAAGCTGAAACCCAACAGCCTGATGCTATCCTACTAGACGTGATGATGCCAGATATAGACGGATTGGCACTTTTTGAAAAATTACAAAGTCTTCGAGCGACTCAAACAATTCCCATTATCTTGCTGACTGCTAAAGCTCAGAAGGTTGACATAGAGAGATTTACCAAGTTAGGGGTTGCAGGAGTTATTGCTAAACCATTTGACCCTTTAAAGCTGTCATCGGAGATCGGTAACATACTTAAGTGGATTTAG
- a CDS encoding PAS domain-containing protein encodes MCNCKELEKINQQLILALEAANMGLWDWDLLTNRVIWSIGHERLFGLSPGTFLGTYNAVMDCIHPDDLEKLTLASHQACSLGHDFHEEFRVIWSDGSVHWMESKGKCLYNDKAQAVRMLGTVMEITERKLAELALKESEERFHYFAENIEDVFWIANATHSQVLYVSPAYEKIWERQSESLYTNHQEWVESIHPEERESIRAVFYNKIFEGDMDREYRIVLPNGRIRWIRDRGYTIKDEFGKIQYLVGIAQDISDLKQAKVSLQQLNEELDMRVQQRTYELETSQATLQQLYQQLQAELDERQRVEIALRRSENLFRSLCEFAPVGIFKTDPQGKNIYSNPCCQAIGGFTLEEGLGHGWIEFIHPEDIDIIAEWKKTIAGSREFSCKFRALHRDGTIRFCHMKSVPIISELGELIGHVGTVEDITEARAIEKIKNEFISIVSHELRTPLASIRGSLGLLAAGVFNNQPEIAQQMLAIATSDTERLVRLVNDILDLERLESNKVILVKQQCDAGALMQQSVETLQSLAVENNITLSSLPTSIEIWADPDQILQTLINLVSNAIKFSPPNSQVILSAEDLPDCVLFKVQDWGRGIPLDKLEAIFGRFQQVDASDSRQKGGTGLGLAICRGIIQQHGGKIWAESVLGKGSVFYFTVPKLSQN; translated from the coding sequence ATGTGTAATTGTAAGGAATTAGAGAAAATTAATCAACAACTTATCCTAGCTTTAGAAGCAGCTAATATGGGTCTCTGGGACTGGGATTTGCTGACTAATCGTGTTATTTGGTCAATCGGTCACGAACGACTGTTTGGTTTGTCACCAGGCACTTTTCTAGGAACTTACAACGCTGTTATGGATTGCATTCATCCAGACGATCTAGAAAAATTAACTTTAGCTTCCCATCAAGCATGTAGTTTGGGGCATGATTTTCATGAAGAATTTCGCGTAATTTGGTCAGACGGTAGTGTTCATTGGATGGAATCAAAGGGCAAATGTCTCTATAACGATAAAGCTCAAGCAGTGCGAATGTTGGGAACCGTTATGGAGATTACCGAGCGAAAGCTAGCAGAACTTGCTTTGAAAGAAAGTGAGGAGAGGTTTCATTACTTTGCAGAAAATATTGAAGATGTTTTTTGGATTGCAAATGCAACACATTCGCAAGTCTTATATGTTAGTCCCGCATACGAAAAAATTTGGGAACGCCAGAGCGAAAGCTTGTATACCAATCATCAAGAATGGGTAGAGAGCATTCATCCTGAAGAACGCGAGTCTATAAGAGCGGTTTTTTATAACAAAATTTTTGAAGGAGACATGGATCGAGAGTATCGGATCGTCCTTCCTAATGGAAGGATACGTTGGATTCGAGATCGGGGGTACACAATTAAGGATGAGTTTGGCAAAATTCAGTACTTGGTGGGGATTGCACAGGATATTAGCGATCTCAAACAAGCAAAAGTCAGCCTTCAGCAACTGAATGAAGAATTAGATATGCGAGTTCAACAAAGAACTTACGAGCTAGAAACTTCTCAAGCAACTTTACAACAACTCTATCAACAACTACAAGCAGAACTTGACGAACGCCAACGCGTAGAAATTGCCTTACGGCGTAGTGAAAATTTATTTCGTTCTCTCTGCGAGTTTGCACCTGTAGGTATTTTCAAAACCGATCCACAAGGAAAAAATATTTACTCCAACCCTTGCTGTCAGGCAATTGGCGGTTTTACATTAGAGGAGGGTTTGGGTCATGGCTGGATAGAGTTTATTCATCCTGAAGACATAGATATCATCGCTGAGTGGAAGAAAACAATAGCGGGGTCGCGGGAATTTTCCTGTAAGTTTCGCGCTCTTCATCGAGATGGAACGATACGATTTTGCCACATGAAGTCCGTTCCAATAATTTCGGAGTTAGGCGAACTTATAGGTCATGTTGGTACAGTAGAAGATATTACAGAAGCTCGGGCAATTGAAAAAATAAAAAATGAGTTTATCTCAATTGTCAGCCACGAGCTTCGTACTCCTCTTGCATCCATTCGCGGTTCTTTAGGGCTTCTTGCGGCTGGAGTTTTCAACAACCAACCAGAAATTGCCCAACAAATGCTAGCCATTGCCACTAGCGATACAGAACGCTTAGTTAGGTTAGTTAATGACATACTAGATTTAGAACGCCTGGAATCTAACAAAGTTATTTTAGTCAAACAGCAGTGTGACGCTGGCGCACTTATGCAACAGTCTGTAGAAACCTTGCAATCTTTAGCAGTAGAAAACAACATTACGCTTTCTAGCTTACCTACTTCTATAGAAATATGGGCCGATCCAGACCAAATTCTTCAAACTTTGATCAATTTAGTTAGTAATGCAATTAAATTTTCCCCTCCAAACAGTCAGGTTATTTTGAGTGCTGAAGACTTACCCGATTGCGTTTTGTTTAAAGTTCAAGATTGGGGGAGGGGTATTCCCCTAGATAAGCTAGAAGCCATTTTTGGACGCTTTCAACAAGTTGATGCTAGTGACTCACGCCAAAAGGGTGGAACAGGTTTGGGCTTAGCTATTTGTCGCGGTATCATACAGCAACACGGTGGTAAAATTTGGGCAGAAAGTGTTTTAGGAAAAGGTAGCGTTTTTTATTTCACTGTTCCTAAACTTTCCCAGAATTAA